One window of Cydia pomonella isolate Wapato2018A chromosome 5, ilCydPomo1, whole genome shotgun sequence genomic DNA carries:
- the LOC133518317 gene encoding uncharacterized protein LOC133518317, translating to MSMPQMRAGTFCAARVLRARGLWRAALRLRGSGQGRLMLNELRDHLNKVKRHYYFIRKPAPTQYKSSILEFKKSLMALKEARDEDGELLLARPDYLLEIAGCYLMRNRADATLTDDSDPICLRQTFPCILQPTSSLLTAWNWLMACLILAVCFIHPYHIIFKKTPSLKFRFFDNMVVALYVLDIIVYLCTGTNVEEGDAFFYFSYHQFFTIKRLYSLKASDALETPLVLHVSMGDGNCSPSDDSSTRSPPIS from the exons ATGAGTATGCCACAGATGCGCGCGGGCACATTCTGCGCAGCGCGGGTGTTGCGCGCGCGCGGGCTGTGGCGCGCCGCGCTGCGCCTGCGCGGCAGCGGCCAGGGGAGACTCATGCTGAACGAATTACGA GACCACTTGAACAAAGTGAAGAGGCATTATTATTTCATCAGAAAACCGGCGCCTACACA ATACAAAAGCAGTATCCTTGAGTTCAAGAAAAGCCTGATGGCGCTGAAGGAGGCGCGTGACGAGGATGGGGAGCTGCTGCTGGCGCGGCCCGACTATCTGCTGGAGATCGCTGGCTGCTATCTTATGAGAAAC CGCGCAGACGCGACATTGACGGACGATTCGGATCCGATCTGTCTCCGACAGACCTTCCCCTGCATCCTGCAGCCCACGTCCTCGCTGCTCACCGCTTGGAACTGGCTCATGGCTTGTCTCATCTTGGCCGTGTGCTTC ATACATCCGTACCACATCATCTTCAAGAAGACCCCTTCCTTGAAGTTCCGTTTCTTCGATAACATGGTGGTGGCGCTCTACGTGCTGGACATTATTGTCTATCTCTGTACTGGGACCAACGTTGAGGAAGGTGATGCATTCTTTTATTTCTCATATCATCAGTTCTTCACCATCAAAAGATTGTACTCCTTAAAGGCCAGCGACGCACTTGAAACCCCTCTCGTGTTGCATgtatccatgggcgacggtaattgctcACCATCAGACGATTCGTCTACTCGTtcgcctcctatatcataa
- the LOC133518186 gene encoding uncharacterized protein LOC133518186, with the protein MKPPDLILSDTDRIVFLMVMVTGTLMVTGAAVAALSSVISVHMRPEESFRTRYRIIMRDLTSSGIPESLCNKVETFYKMYWHKQRAVSASQLLPSFPPVLPSSVYTDVYFEATQKSGLLRDLSYEFLSELARHMETIFYIPGDCIIKRNSLKDSIIYITYGDIEMLTAEDDVSPMLRFTRGTILTPWGGCAAGGGRAHVQVLSEDEESTFVSRTAQS; encoded by the exons ATGAA ACCTCCAGATTTGATCCTAAGCGATACTGACCGCATAGTATTCCTGATGGTGATGGTCACAGGCACGTTGATGGTGACGGGGGCAGCGGTGGCCGCGCTGTCGTCCGTCATCAGCGTGCACATGCGCCCAGAGGAGAGCTTCCGGACGCGGTACAGGATCATCATGAGGGATCTG ACGAGCTCAGGCATCCCCGAAAGCCTCTGCAACAAGGTGGAGACATTCTACAAGATGTACTGGCACAAACAGCGAGCGGTATCCGCCTCTCAACTACTGCCTAGCTTCCCCCCTGTCCTGCCCAGCAGCGTATACACCGATGTCTACTTCGAGGCCACTCAGAAG AGCGGCCTCCTTCGCGACCTATCCTACGAGTTTCTCTCTGAACTGGCCAGACACATGGAGACAATCTTCTACATTCCTGGGGACTGCATCATCAAGCGGAACTCCCTGAAGGACTCCATCATCTACATCACCTATGGAGATATTGAG ATGCTGACAGCCGAAGACGACGTGTCTCCCATGCTGCGTTTCACACGCGGCACGATCCTCACGCCGTGGGGGGGCTGCGCGGCGGGCGGGGGGCGCGCACACGTTCAG GTGCTGAGTGAAGACGAAGAGTCGACGTTCGTTTCACGCACAGCACAGTCCTGA
- the LOC133518377 gene encoding uncharacterized protein LOC133518377: MDAAYNVWYALVVASVAVSAAREYPGEPITRFMKVGFVMDVVSYLHYVPIPHQHHVKTACYFIRVHRPLRFIWTTDRDTMNSSLLVTTLKYIYYTFLLRVVCAYFWMYLVGIKMNLGHPPVDAQRRMMQLVSFALAQTDDHDELPEGMEMLFAMYIVNKIFIPIGYILNHFIS, from the exons ATGGATGCGGCTTATAACGTGTGGTACGCGCTGGTCGTGGCGAGCGTGGCGGTCTCCGCTGCACGAGAGTACCCCGGCGAGCCTATCACTCGCTTCATGAAAG TCGGTTTCGTGATGGACGTCGTTTCGTATCTCCATTACGTACCTATTCCTCACCAGCACCACGTCAAAACCGCCTGCTACTTCATACGTGTGCACCGACCTTTAAGGTTCATCT GGACAACGGACAGAGACACGATGAACAGCAGCCTCCTCGTGACCACACTCAAGTACATCTACTACACGTTCCTTCTGCGGGTCGTGTGTGCGTACTTTTGGATGTACCTCGTCGGCATCAAGATGAAT TTGGGTCATCCCCCTGTAGACGCCCAGCGTCGGATGATGCAGCTAGTCAGCTTCGCTCTCGCCCAGACTGATGACCACGACGAGCTGCCGGAGGGGATGGAAATGCTCTTTGCCATGTACATCGTTAACAAGATTTTCATACCGATCGGGTATATCTTGAACCATTTCATATCTTGA